DNA from Solanum stenotomum isolate F172 chromosome 3, ASM1918654v1, whole genome shotgun sequence:
atattttctatacaaaatattattttcaaatttatcaatacatgaaatttttttaacaatatatatatatatatatatatatatatatctttgagAGAAAATAGAGGCCCCAAAAAAAATCGCGCCACAAGACATTGCTTTATTGGCTTTATGGTCGACCCTGTATTTCATCATGGTATATATTTGAACAGGAAAAAAAATAGTGGTTTCAGAAGTTCAGTACCAAAACTCTTAGCTGCCAATTGAATTCAAGTAATATTTGGTAAACAGAACTAAGTTAGATTAGGTAATAGGGAGATTAATTAAACACACCTTGAGCCAGTAATGTATAACCGCAGTTGTAAGAATAAGTTCGATCCTGACAAAGGCAAGATGACTCCGCAAAATCTGTCTCTGACCAACATAATCCCCCTGACCTCTCACAAGCCATACATAATACACTTTTGTTGTAAACCACATCAAAACCTTGCTTCAATAGCTCCAATATTTTCGTACTTCCTTGGTCTTGGAACCACTTAAATGCCGTTAACAACACAGGAACTATGACATTACGCTCACAACTCCCATACTTTGGTCCCCAGAATGATATAAATGACTGATCTGGATAGAAACCATGACTGGAATCTCCAGTTTTATTGCAGCTAAAGGTGAAATTTTTCCATTCAGAAGGTATATCGAAAGGACAAGCATAGAACAGGATGAGCACCATATAGTTAGGACCATAGCGGAAAGGGGCATCATTTAAGCTAGTGTTACCGAATCTATCAGGACAAATGTCATCCTCAAGATCATTTCGTGCAATTCTCATGGTTTGATAGTCTCCATTTATGTCAAGTACGCGGAAATTATGACCATCGATATGTATAAGGGGATCCTGATTGGCTTCACATGAAAGCTCGAATTGTGGAAGACCACATTCTTGAGGTCGATCACCACCCCAGAAAGGGAAGCTGATATTTTGAATATTCCCACAGGTGTAGGAGCTATTACAAGTGGAATACTGTTTATCCTCTTGGCCATAGGATGGCGAGGACGTGATCACGAAGCATAGGATAGTGATTATGGAGTGAAAGAAGTAAGCTTTGATCATGCATTTGTGAGAACTCATCAAAGAGAGACTAGGTGGCCCTGGAGAATATGCAGGTACTAGAAAAGTTCTGCCAAGTATATAACAGGGCAAATATACCtctcaaacttttatttttaaccaatccgaccaaacaaaaacaaaatcttcaaatttcCAACCATAATGAAAGGTATAGCCGCTTTAAATCACAAAGTTGAGAAGTAGATGCCCCTCTCCCTTTAttcaattgaattaattaatgttcAAGTGGAAAAAATAATCCAGTTTTGACTAATGAAAAATGTCATCTTTGATAATTTTGATGGACAACGAAGGGAGGGCTGCTAGTTATTGATGAATTCTCCACGGATGGCTATTTTCCACAAATACTGTGAAAGAGTTGTCTATTAGTACATATTTTCCACAAACGTAAAAGAggacttttttcttcttcttctaaaagaCAGTAAACACAAGAGAAATTTCACGGGTAACAAAAAGTCGCGCATTTCCTACTTTCTACATAACTAACAAATGGGCTTACAGCTGGGCTCGACAAGTACCccatttaaaaaggaaaattaagcataaatatatactagttaattaattaatataattataatttgctTTAATTATAATTCGCGATCTActttttagctataattacacGGTTcatctttttagttttgtataagtcgcacgtttgtataataaaatttgtataacttttgtataattcgtataactgtttacacttttgatgtttgtaattttataaattcattatttcaaagtttATACAAAAGTaaatgaattatacaaatatacccgtgaattatacaaacatgtgaattatacaaatccgcgaattatacaaacgagacaaTTTAAATTATAGTTACAGCCCGTAAAtaagcaaactatagctatgaagcgTAATTAAGGTTATTATAATGGCTATTTGCGAAAGTTCCCAAATCTTAAATGAACCttctaatttttccttttaaattagATTCAATTGTATGGATGATTATTCAACTTTCGCATTATACTAttttaattctaacttataAGAAAATCACTCAAATTTGTAAGTAtcaaaaaaagaactaaagaatgaaatagaacAGACATTTATATGATactaaacaaagttaaaagtgaaaaggagatagaaaaaaaagaggagaaaacaaAAAGCAGGAGCAATATATTAGGAAAGGGAGAGTCTAAGTTCACATTCCCCCTAAATTGAGGGGTATCAAAGCAAATTATATCCCATCAGTTTGTCTCTTTTGTCGGAAAGAAATTAATTTACAAATGACAAAGTCACAAAACCGTTAATCCTAGAGCGCTGCACCGCAAGATTGGCGATATATTAacgagataaaaaaaaagaaaaatccatttaaacacgAGATAATGAACTAGCCGTTGGGGACTCGAAATTCAAAAGCCCCAATTTACAGACGGTATCAAAGAGAGAGACACACCATTAAGCTCACACTCTTTCCATTTCTATATCCCTTTTTTCTCTCTCAATCAGATTTTGTCTTCTCAGATCTCAGGCGCAAATCATTCTTCTTCTGTTCCTTACAGGTAAATCTCAACAACAATTTCTGTGttgtatttcctttttcaatttcAGGCGAAAATTGGTGCTAAGATGCAAATGCTACTTCATGTCGTTAGATTCTCTTTCCTTATTTCGCTCAATGATCTTCACTTATGTAGTAGTTGTAAAGTAGttcttgagccgagggtctatcagaaacccCTCTCTACTCACCACCTCCATTTGAGGGATTACaatgagtatgttgttgttgatttgtTTTCTAGTTAGTGCTTACTGTgaatgtgacttgaatttggtGGAATTTAGCGAAATTCAGATTAATTTGTCAAATAAGGAAGGCCTACTGTTTTAATCGGTTGTCGAAGTGGAGAATAGGAAAGTAGACTGAGATCTAAGCTATTTGGTTACTCTTTTTTGTGTAAGGCTCTCTCTTTGTTGTATCTAACTAATGTTAGGTTCACTTGTAAAGATATGCCCATCTTGTGTGTTTCTATGCCTCATAAACagaaataaagtttaaaattttgggttttaatttttgtagTGCCTGGGAGGGGAGGATATAGAGGTCTAGGGGTTTTTCCTCACTTAGTGTCTTGAATTCGAACCATAATCTTTAAATGTGTTTCCTCACTTAGTGTCTTGAATTCGAACCATAATCTTTAAATGTGTATACTTTTATCAAGTTTTCACTCATTGTCACAAAAGAATAGCATCAGCATGGTGTTGTCGTATTCCACACCTATCCTAATCTTACCTTCGCCAAGAAAACAGGACAACTATTTTCCTAATCATAATTGAGTACAAGGATATTTACAAGTTCTAGCACTGAGTCAGAATGtgattggtttttttttttttacaataagaTCATCAAGACATCTAAGAATTCAAGTATCTCAGTCTTGTGTCAACAGGCCTTTGCATTTTTCAGCTGGAGTTCATTTTGGAGGATTACTAGTCTAGTTCTAGTCAAGATGACAGTTAGAACTCCTGGTACTCCAGCTTCAAAGATAGAAAGGACTCCAGCAACCACGCCAAGTGGACATCGACCTAAAGAGGAGAAAATTGTTGTAACAGTAAGATTAAGGCCTTTGAACAAAAGGGAGCTTTCAGCCAAGGACCATGCTGCATGGGAATGCATTGATGATCACACAATTATTTATAGATCATTGCCTCAGGAACGTGCTGTTCAACCAGCTTCATTCACATTTGGTAATTGACACATCCACTGCTTTAAATGTTCTTGTCATTTTGTTGTCTTATCTCAATTTAGACTCTATAAATTCTGATTGAGAATGtacattttcttttatctcAGATAAAGTCTTCGGTCCAGATAGTATAACTGATGCCGTGTATGAGGAAGGAGTAAAGAATGTGGCTTTATCCTCTTTGATGGGAATAAATGGTAATTCTCTTCCCCCTACTCTGAAGGGAGGTTttatatgaacatctctagctTT
Protein-coding regions in this window:
- the LOC125857746 gene encoding LEAF RUST 10 DISEASE-RESISTANCE LOCUS RECEPTOR-LIKE PROTEIN KINASE-like 2.5; translated protein: MIKAYFFHSIITILCFVITSSPSYGQEDKQYSTCNSSYTCGNIQNISFPFWGGDRPQECGLPQFELSCEANQDPLIHIDGHNFRVLDINGDYQTMRIARNDLEDDICPDRFGNTSLNDAPFRYGPNYMVLILFYACPFDIPSEWKNFTFSCNKTGDSSHGFYPDQSFISFWGPKYGSCERNVIVPVLLTAFKWFQDQGSTKILELLKQGFDVVYNKSVLCMACERSGGLCWSETDFAESSCLCQDRTYSYNCGYTLLAQGVFN